Genomic DNA from Sphingomonas lacunae:
GCTGAAAGCGGTCGTTCGAGCATTTCGCCGAGATGAAAGGCGGCAATGTCGGTAAGCCGGGCATCATCGGCTTCCCGCATATAATGGCCATTGAGATTCTCTAGCTTTTTGAAATCAAAGCGTGAGGCCGACCGCCCGACATTGTCGATGTCGAACCATTCCAGAGCCTGTTCGCGGCTGATGATTTCCTCGTCGCCATGGCCCCACCCAAGGCGGAGCAGATAGTTGTTCACGGCTTCAGGCAGAAAACCGAGTTCATCCCGATAGGCATCGACACCCAGGGCGCCATGGCGTTTCGACAATTTTGCGCCGTCGCTGCCATGGATCAGCGGAACATGGGCATAGACCGGTTCTGGCCAACCCATCGCACGGATCATCACCAACTGGCGAAAGGCGTTGTTCAGATGGTCATCACCCCGGATGACGTGGGTAATGCCCATGTCATGATCGTCGACCACAACCGAAAGCATGTAGGTCGGAGTGCCGTCCGACCGAAGCAGGACAAAATCATCGATCTCTTCGGCATTCACCTTCACTTCACCCTGAACGCGGTCCTGGATGGTCAGGGTGCCGTCGCGTGGAGCCTTGAGGCGGACCACAGCCGGCCGGTCTTGGGGAACGGAGGCAGGATCCGAGTCACGCCATGGACTGATGATGCGGAAGGGTCGCTTTTCCGCTTGGGCAGTGGCGCGCATCTCTGCAAGCTCGTCCTGCGTGAGGAAGCAGCGATAGGCATGTCCGGCAGCAAGCAATTGGTGCGCGACCTCGGCGTGGCGCTCTGCCCGGGCAAATTGATAGATTGTATCTCCGTCCCAATCGAGGCCGAGCCAGCGCATGCCATCAAGAATGGCTTCAATGGCGGCGTCGGTAGAGCGGGCACGGTCAGTATCCTCGATCCGCAACAGGAATTGGCCGCCGTTGCGCCGGGCATAGAGCCAGTTGAACAAGGCGGTGCGTGCGCCGCCTATGTGGAGAAACCCCGTTGGTGATGGCGCAAAGCGGGTCACGACCGGCTTTTCACCAGCGCTTGCCACGACGTTGATGGATGCAGTTGCGCCCACGCGCTCTATCTCCCAAGATATGACTGGATGTGCAGGCGGGTCTCGGGACCGCCCGGCGACGGGGGCCTAGCATGACAGGGGCGGTGCATCAAACAGGCATTTGGGCCGGATTGCGCGACGTGCATGCGTCCCCCGCAGCCTGGTTGCGCGCCCTCGATGCCCAATTGTGGACCGAAAGAGAACAGCTCGTTCTTTGGATACCGATTCTGTTCGGAACCGGCATAGCCCTGTGGTTCATCCTGCCCGGCACACAATTACGGCTCTCCCTTGTTTTTCTGGCACTGGCTCTGGCCCTGATCGGCTGGTTGCTTGGCGCGACGGAGAGGTTGACGGGGAGAGCGCTGTTGGTTGCTGGTCTCGCTCTCGCTGCGGGATGTGCGACCATCTGGTGGAAGAACGAAAGAGTGGCTGCGCCGGTTCTGGCAAAGCCTGCCATATCGCTGTTCAGCGCCGAGGTGCTTTCTGTTGAACTGCTGGCGTCACGTGAACAGGTGCGGCTGATGCTCAAACCGGATGCGGGGCAAGCATTGCCGCCAAAGATAAGGGTCTCCGTTCCGTGGGAAAGCAAAGGTGCAAGGTCAATCTTGCCCGACGACCGGATCAGGTTGAGGGCGCGGCTGGTGCCGCCGCCGCGCGCAGCTTTGCCAGGTGGCTATGATTTTGCGCGTCGCGCCTGGTTCGAACAGATTGGCGCGGTCGGCAGCGCCATCGGACCAGTCGAGCGGATCAATGCACGACAGGAGTCTGGCCCGGGGCTGAGGGCGCGACTGTCCGCCCACATCCAGACACAGGTGGCAGGCGGTCCGGGAGCGATAGCGGCTGCCTTTGCCACCGGTGACAGAGGGGCGATCAGCGCTGAGGATGATGAGGCCATGCGTCGTTCCGGATTGGCGCACTTGTTGTCAATCAGCGGGTTGCATGTCACCGCGGCGGTGGGTGGTGCCATGTGGATGGCTCTGCGGTTGCTCGCGCTATCGCCTTGGCTGGCGCTGCGGTTTCCATTGGTCACCGTGTCGGCGGGATGCGGAGCGTTGGTAGGCCTGGGCTACACCTTGCTGACCGGCGGCGAGATTCCGACAGTACGCTCGCTGCTTGCCGCTCTTCTGGTCCTGTTGGCGCTGGTGCTGGGTCGCGACGCGATAACCCTGCGCCTGATTGGTGCAGGAGCGATGGTGGTGCTGCTGCTTTGGCCAGAGGCCCTGGTAGGGCCCAGTTTCCAGCTGAGCTTTGCCGCAGTGACGGCCATTGTCGCGCTGCACAGTTCACCGCGGGCGATTAGCTGGTTCTCGGCGCGCGACGAGGGATGGCTTCGCAAGTTTGGCCGAACCATGGCAAGTCTGTTCCTGACCGGCCTGGTCGTGGAACTGGCGCTCATTCCGATTGGCTTGTTTCATTTCCACAAGACCGGTCTTTATGGTGCCGCGGCCAATATTGTTGCGATTCCGCTGACGACGTTCATCGTCATGCCGGCTGAAGCGCTCGCGCTGGCACTCGACAGTGTCGGCTTGGGTGCGCCTGCCTGGTGGGTGGTGGAGCAATCGCTCGCCCTGTTGCTGTTCATTGCGCATTTTGTTGCCAACGCCCCCGGTGCCACGGCCAATCTGCCCGCGATGCCACGGGGCGCATTCGGCCTGATGCTGGCAGGCGGTCTTTGGCTGCTGATCTGGACAAGGCCATGGCGTTGGTGGGGCGCCGTACCATTTGTCCTCGGGGCCGTTTGGGCGCTGTCAATCACTCCGCCGGATCTATTGATCACAGGCGATGGCCGGCATGTTGCCGTGCGCACCGATGATGGCCGCTATGTGCTGTTGAGGGATAGGGCAGGCGAATTTGTCCGCGACCAGTTGGCCGAAGCGGCCGGCATTGACGAGGAGCTGGCATCTCTCGCCGAGCAACCCGGCGTGCGCTGCTCACCCGACTTTTGCGTCTGGACGATGGAAAGAGCGGGACGCCGCTGGTCCGTTATGGCATCCCGCAGCGGGTACAGGACGGATTGGGAGCCGTTGGTCAAGGCCTGTGCCGAGGTGGACATCGTCATCGCCGACCGGTGGTTGCCCCGGGCCTGTCAGCCCCGCTGGCTGAAGGCCGACCAGAAAGCGTTGAGGGAGACCGGTGGCCTGACAATCAGGCTGGACCCGCCGTCGGTAGAAGCGGTGGCGGCAAGCTGGCGGGGGATGCCATGGGGCCAGCCGCCAACCATAATGCCGCCGCGCCGTGGGCAGCAGGAGCCACCCGCAGAGCGCTCAGCCGCCGGAACCGGCGCGTCCCCTCAATGGTAGCGGCGGAGCAAGCCAGCCAGTTTGCCCTGAACCACGACACGCTGGGCGTCATACACCTGTGGCTCATAGGCGGGGTTGGCCGGGTCGAGGCGAACAGCGCGCCCTTCGCGGCGGAAATATTTCAGCGTGGCGTCCTGACCATCAACGAGAGCGACGACAATGTCCCCTTCGCGCGCGGTATCGGACCGTTTGATAAGGGCATAATCGCCGTTCAGAATGCCAGCCTCAACCATCGAGTCACCCGACACTTCGAGCGCATAATGGTCGCCCGGGCCAAGCAACGCGGCGGGAACGGCCAACTGGCTGTGGTCCTCAAACGCTTCGATCGGCACACCGGCGGCAATGCGGCCGTGCAGCGGCAGTTCGATGATGTCGTTGGCGACATCTGCCGCGCGCGGGGCGGCACGTGACGGGAAGGCAACGACGTTGGCGTCGGCGGCCGGCTTGGCTACCGGGCGCTCGCCACGTCCAGGATTGCGGACAACTTCCAGCGCGCGAGCCCGATTAGGCAGACGGCGCAGGAAACCGCGTTCCTCAAGCGCGCTGATGAGGCGGTGTACACCCGACTTGGACTTGAGGCCCAGAGCCTCCTTCATCTCTTCAAAGGAAGGTGAAATGCCGGTTTCAGCGAGGCGATCCTCAATAAAGCAAATGAGTTCGTGCTGTTTACGGGTCAGCATGACGGTTCTCCGTGGCGGAACGTACGGTGAACTTCTAATGAAACAAGAAGGGAACGTCAAGGGGCCAAAGCATGGCCTTTGGCCCGAGCAGATAGGTTAGCGTCCAAGCGTCAACTTCCAGAATCGGCCAAAAGGGCGCAGGTCGCGGCCTCGACGTCTTCGTGCCGCATGAGATGTTCGCCGACGAGGAAGGCGTGGATGCCGGCAGCGCGCATGCGGGCGATGTCCTGCGGACCCGCGATGCCGCTTTCGCAGACGAGGGTAGTCCCTGGGGCGACCAGCGGGGCGAGGCGTTCGCTGATGGCGAGATCAGTGACAAAGCGCTTCAAATCGCGGTTGTTGACGCCGATCAGGCGGCTGTTGAGGGTGGCGAGAGCGCGGGCGAGTTCGTCCTCATTATGCACCTCGACCAGCACGTCCATGCCATGGGCTTCGGCCTCGGCCTCGATGGCGACCATGGTGGCGTCATCGAGCGCGGCGACGATAATGAGGATGGCGTCGGCGCCCAAGGCGCGGGCCTCGGTCACCTGCCAGGGATCGACCATGAAATCCTTGCGCAGGCAAGGCAGCGACACGGCGGCGCGGGCAGCGACGAGATAGGCATCATCACCCTGAAAATAGGGCCCATCGGTCAGGACCGAGAGGCAGGCGGCCCCGCCAGCGGCATAAGCGCGGGCGTGGGTGGGCGGATCAAAATCGGCGCGGATCACCCCCTTCGACGGGCTGGCTTTCTTGATCTCTGCGATCAAGGCGGCTTGGCCAGCGGCAATCTTGCCATCAAGCGCGGCCCGAAAGCCTCGCGGGGGAGATGCGGCGGCGATGCGGATTGCCAAATCGGCATCGCTGACCACCGCCTTGCGGCGGGCGACTTCGGCGGCGGTAGTGGCGCAGATTTCGGCGAGTTTGTCTGTCATGGCTGCGCGCTTAGCCGATCAGGCGGCGGTTGGGGAGGGGTGAAGGAGATCGGCGACTGTATTATTGGTGCAATACGGATGGTTGACACAAGTTGACACCCACGTGGAGACAAAAGACGGTTCTGACACAAGGGTTTGCGGGGATTGGTCATCTTCAAAGGTTGACACTTGTTGACATGGGTTGACCCTCCAGCGGGTAGATCGGTCAGCAACCCGGCGTCGGCGTTCACCGCCTGCATTGCTTCGTCTGGCCATAGGTCAGACCCGCATTGACAGGGAAACGCATGCAAACAGGCAGAATCGCTGACATTACAACGGGGTCTCACACCTGACCCCTTGTAGGAAAGCGAAATTTGGTCCACTTTTGTTCTTAACCGACCAGCCTGGGTTCAGATCTTCTTCGCCAGCGTGTAGGCGGGGCCGAAGCGGATGAGGGCTGCGCCGAGGAACGGCAGGGCGACGATCCACAGGCGGACGCCGGTGATGCCCTCCGGGCTGGCAATGCTGAAGGCGGCGGTGGTGCCGAGGCCGGCGCAGATAAGGAGGAGGCCGGTGACGAGACGCCAGAGCGGAAGCGGGCGGTCCTCTGCCTCGCCGCTGAGGCTGGGCGAGGGGCGCTCAAAGCGGGCGAAGGCGAGGATAAGCGGGACCAGCGCGGCGATGTACAGCAGGAACCAGACGGGGCGGGCGAGCCACCACTCACTGCTGCCCGGCGCAACGTGCAGGCCGATGCCTCCCATCAGCCATGCAGCGACCATCACCAGGACAAAGGCGGTGAGGTGCCAGAGGTAGATGGTCATGATCATGCCGTTGACGAGGACGGTGGCGGTCCATGCGCCGATGCGGCTGAGCATGGCGCGACCGAGCGGTTCGAGAGCGAGGGCGAGTCCTGTCTGGGTGATGCCGAGCGCGAGCAGGGCGAGGGTCGGCGGCATGGAGTTGCTCAAGGGTTCGCCGGGAACGCCAATCATCGCAACGGGATAAGGGCCATAGTGGATCAGCGCTGTCAGCGCGGTTGCGCCGCCGACAGCCCAGAGCGCGGCTTTGGTGGGGCTGTTGAAATGGCCCGACTGCCACGCATAGCCAAGCTGGTGGATCGCCAGCCAGACAAAGGCGAAGTTGAGGAAGTTGATGTACGGCAAGTCAAAGCGCAGGGTCGCGACGTCGATGAGGATGGCGCCCGCGACGAACAGCGCAAAGGAGCCGAGGCCGAGCCGTTGCCACAGGGCGTGGCTGAACGGGACGGCGGCAGCGATCATCAGATAAACGGCGAGGAACCAGACCGGGATCAGCGCGAGCTGGCAGGCCATTTCGACAATCGGCCGGGCGACGCCGAGCGCGGTGCCGGTGAGGGCGAACAGGGTCCAGACGAGGAACAGCGGCAGGACAGGGTTGACGAGGCGCTGCATGCGTCCGGTAAACCATTCTGCATAGGTGCCGCCGTCGCGCCGGTTTGCGCTCCATGACATGGCGTTGGAGAAACCGCCGACAAGGAAGAAAAGCGGCATGACCTGAAAGCCGAGGGTTAGCCACTGTGTCCAGGGGATGATGCCGAGGAGGTGCCCGCCAGTGACCGCGCCGTCGCTTATGTAGGGGGCGGCGACAAGCCAATGGCCGACGACGACCGCGAGGATCGAAAGGGCGCGGAGGAAATCGACATAGCGATTGCGCTCGGGCGGAGCCTTTTCAGCCATTTGGCGGGCGCGGGACCAAAGGGTGGGCTTTGCTAGGGCGTTGCTCATGCCGTTGTGTTTAGCACGAGGTGGTTAGTTTATTGCAATGGGGCCCCGCGCTTCAGAGCCGTTCGTCCTGATCCCTTCGACAGGCTTAGGGCGAACGGATTAGGGGGAGCGGACAGGGACCTGGGTTTAGTAAGCGATCCAGCAGTCGAGCAGGGCTTTGGCGAGGCCCTTGTCGAGGGCTTCGGCGGCTTCTTCGACGCCCTCGCGCAGGCTCTCTACCTCTTCGGCGACGAGCAGTGCGGCGGCGGCGTTGAACAGGACGGCGTCGCGGTAGGGACCGGGCTGCCCCATAAGGAGCGCCTTAAGTGCGGCAGCGTTCTCGGCGGGTTCACCGCCGCGGATGGCATCGACCGGGTGGCTGGGAAGGCCGGCGTCGGCGGCGCTCCAGCGGGCCATGCTCACGCCGCCGTTGGTGACAGTCGCGACCTCATTGCCGCCCGCGAGGCTGAGCTCGTCGAGACCTTCATCACCCGAGATGATCAGGCTTTTCTCGGTGCCAAGCTGGCCCAGCGCCTCGGCATAGATGGGGACAAAGGCGGGACTGGCGATGCCGATGAGCTGGCGGGTGACGCCAGCGGGGTTGGCGAGCGGGCCCATCAAGTTGAAGATGGTGCGGCGGCCAAGCGCCCGGCGGATTGGTGCAATGCGACCAAGCGCGGGGTGATATTTTTGCGCGAAGAGAAAGGCGATGCCGAGATCAGCGAGGGTGGCCTCTGCTGTTTCAGTCGCGCGGTCGAGATTGAGACCGAGCGCTTCTAGCGTATCGGCGGCGCCGGCCTTGCTGCTGGCAGCGCGATTGCCATGTTTGGCGACGGGCACACCGCAGGCGGCAACGACCAGCGCGACGGCGGTCGAGACATTGAGCGTGTGGTGCCCGTCCCCACCGGTGCCGCAGACGTCGATGGCATTGGCGGGGGCGGTGACGGAGATGAGGCGGGCGCGCATGGCGCGCGCAGCGGCGGCAATTTCGATGGCAGTTTCGCCCCGGTCCGACAAAGCGACGAGGAAGTCGGCGATTGCTTCGGCGCTGACCGTGCCGTCAAGGATGGCGGCAAAGGCGGCGGCGGCTTCGTCGGCACTGAGTGGTTGGGCGGGGTTGGGGAGGGTCATGCCAACCGCTCCAGCTCAGGGAGCGGGCCCGGCGTGAGGCCGGCGATGCGCAGAAAGTTGGCCAGCATCGCGTGGCCATGTTCGGTTGCGATGCTTTCGGGGTGGAACTGGACGCCGTGGATGGGAAGGGTGGCATGGCGCACGCCCATCACCGCGCCGTCCTCGCTGGTGGCGTTGACGATGAGGTCGGCAGGAATGTCCTCGACCACGAGGCTGTGATAGCGGGTGGCGGTGAAGGGGCTGGGCAGACCGGCGAACAGGCCGCTGCCGTCATGGCTGACGCTGGCGGTCTTGCCGTGCATCAGATGACCGCGCACCACCCGTCCACCGAAAGTCTGGCCGATCGCCTGATGACCGAGGCAGACACCGAGCAAGGGACGGTTATGCTCGGCACAGGCGGCGATGAGATCGAGGCTGATGCCGGCGTCATCCGGCGTTCCGGGGCCGGGCGAAATGAGGAAACCGGCGGCATCCGAGGACAGCGCCTGGCCGACGCTCATCGCGTCATTGCGCACGACCTCCACCGCCACGCCCAACTGTTGCAGGTAGTGGACGAGGTTGAAGGTAAAGCTGTCGTAATTGTCGATAACGAGGATCATGCCGGGCATTTAGGCGCAATGAATGCCAAGCCCAAGCGCTTTTGCGGCTTCAGCAGAATGTCGCTGTTTACGAGATGGCAAAGTTGCGGCGGTAGGTTGCGCCGGATCATGACGCCAGCGTCAGGGGATGTGCCGTGAACAGCCGTTTCGCAACCGCCGAAGACCGAGCGCTCCAGAGTTGGTGGAGCCGCTTTGCCGGTTCGCCCATGCAACAGGCGATCCAACTCGAACAATTCACTGACGCCTTTGTTGAGACGCGTCAGGGGACTTGCTGGCTTGACGGCGAATCGGCCTGGCTGCTTGAATCCGACGAGCGGCGCGAGTTCACCGAGCGCGCGCGCGAGATCATCGCCCAGCGCTTTGCGATGGAAGGGCGCGGGTTGATGGCGATGATGATTGTCGCACCAATTGCCTTCATGCTGGTGCAATGGGTGCTTGGCAGTCTTGCCGGACTTGCCGATCCTTGGCCAATGCGCGCGGCGATCGGTGTTGTTTTTTCGCTGGCCTTTGCAGCTTCAATGCCGGTCTATTGGCAAAAGTGGCGGCTGGAAGCGCTACGCCAGAGGATGCGCCTCCGTATGGCAGATCGTGCGCCGCTAAGTGGTGACGCCATTGCAGATAGAAAGCGCAGCAACCCTTGGCAGACGCTGACGCAGGCGCTGGTTGTCATCGTGCTGCTGGTGACCTTGGCGGCAGGGCTTGCCACATATCCGCCCGTGGCCCGGTTGATCGCTCCAATGGGGCTCAACCTGACTGAGGAAATGGTCATGACGCGGTTGACCCCATGGTTGCTGGTGATGATTGTGCTTGTCTGGGCGATGTTCGGCCTCTCGCGCATCCGCCGCTGGCGCAATGGTCGTCGGGATGCCCGGCTGGCCGAGGACCGGATGCTGGCCAGCAGAACCCTGCCCGTCGACATTGTGCCAACGGTACATCCGCTGGCGGGGGACATTGATCGGCTCTAGCGGGTGTCTGGCCCAGAGACGCGCTCGCTCACCACGATCATCGGCCCCAGGGGCACATCCTGATCGAACCGGCCCGAAGCGGCATCCCACAGGCTGGAGACGAAACCATCGAGGAACAGGGCGTTGGGGCAATCGAGCCGGTCGCGAAACAGGCGGGCGAGCTTGCCGAACGAGACCTTGTCGTCGCTGATGACGAAGACGGGAAGGCCAGCGGTGGTGACGCCAACACCATTGCGGATCTTGCGCGACGGGCCGTCGGGAGCGATGCGTGGATGGAGCGCGCCATTGATGACGAGCATCGGGCCGGATTGGGTAGCGTAGCGAATGCCGGTGGGCGCGGTAGCAGCGAAGCTGTCGGTCGTGGCGACGTGGAAACCCGCTGCATCCTGCCAGAAGACGCCATTGGGCAGCAGGTGGAAATTGCCGTCGCCCTCGCGCCGGTTGAGCCTATGGCCTTTGCGGCCATCCTCGACATAAAGGCCGATGGGGCGCCCTTTGAGGTCATACATGCCGGCGTTCATCGCTAAGCTGACGCGGGTGGATGCAGGGCCGAGGAGCTTGGCGAGATTGCCGAAGGTGAGCAGAGGTTTACCATCGGCGCCAGTGGCCGCAAGGCGCAGGTCGTGACGGGCGGGATCGAGGCGGCAGACGGTGAAGCGGGAGCCTTCAAACTCGATGGGCTCGCAGGCGGGCTGGACGGCATTGCGGCGCTGTTCCGGGCGGGCATAGAGTTGCCACAGGCCAGTGGCGGCGAGGATGAAGACTATGGCGAGGATAATCCGCCGACCGCGCCGGACGTGGTAATGGGCGAGACGGTCGCCCGACGGAGTCACTGTCCGAACCCTGCCTCTCCGGCGAGGCGGATGGCTTCGCGGGCGGCAGCCACAAGCGCGCCGGCCTTGGCTTCGCATTCGCGCTGTTCATAGTCTGGCACCGAATCGGCGACGATGCCTGCGCCGGCGGTGACGTGGAGCGTGCCGTCCTTGACGATGCCGGTGCGCAGGACGATGCAGCTGTCCATCGTGCCGTCGGGGGCGAAATAGCCGATGCCGCCGGCGTAGGGCCCGCGCGTTTCTGGTTCGAGGCTGGCGATGATTTCAGCCGCACGGACTTTGGGGGCGCCCGACACAGTGCCAGCGGGGAAACCGGCGAACAGCGCGTCGATGGCGTCCTTGTCTGGCGCCAGCCTGCCGACGACGTTCGAGACGATGTGCATGACATGGCTGTAGAATTCGACGGCGTAGCTGTCGGTCACGCGGACAGTGCCAGCGGCGGCGGCGCGGCCGACATCGTTGCGGCCAAGATCGAGCAGCATGAGATGCTCGGCGCGCTCCTTGGGATCAGCCAGCAGGCTGTCGCGGTTGGCGATGTCTTCGGCGGCGCTGGCTCCGCGTGGACGGGTTCCGGCAATCGGCCGGATGGTGATCTCGCCATCGCGGACGCGGACCAGGATTTCCGGTGATGAGCCAACCACCGCAAAGCCCGGCATGTCGAGGAAATAGAGGAAGGGCGAGGGGTTGATGCGCCGCAGCGAGCGGTAAAGCTGGAACGGCGGCAGCGGGAAGGGTGCGGTGAAGCGCTGGGCGAGGACGACCTGGAAGATGTCGCCCGCGACGATATGCTCCTTCGCGGCCAGCACCATCTCGTGATAGCGGCCGGCGGGGAGCGTCGGGTTGAGCGCAATGCCGGCGGGATCGGGCAGGGCGGTGAGGTCGGTTGCGTCCTCGATCGGCAGCGGCCCGGCGAGGCGAGCGGCAGCGGCCTCAATGCGGTCCTGCGCCTCGGATACAACCTGTTCCGGAGAAATGCTGCCGGGCCAGACGGGCGCGGCAAAGGTCAGTTGGTCGGTGAGCCGGTCAAAGACGAGGATCAATGTCGGCCGGACGAACAGCATGTCGGGCACGTCGACCGGATTGGGCGCAGGACGCGGCAGTTTTTCGACCAGGCCATAGCTTTCATAGGCGAAATAGCCGACGAGGCAGGCGAGGGTAGGTGGCAGACCCTCGGGCATTGGGTCGATACGGCATTCGGCGACGAGGGCGCGCAATGTTTCGAGTGGATTGCCGTCGAGCGGGGCAAAGGCGCTGCGATCGGTTGCCCAGTGGCGGTTGATCTCGCTGGTGGTGCCCTGACCGCGAATGACCAGATCAGGGGCGAGTCCGATCAGGCTATAGCGGCCACGCGTTTCGCCGCCTTCGACTGATTCCAGCACCCAGTCCCCCCGGCCCGGTTCGATCAGCTTGAGCGCCGCGGAAACGGGGGTTTCAGTGTCACAGATTCGGCGCGACCAGATGAGGCCGGGCATCCCCTTGGCGAGTGCATCGCGTGCCGCGTCACGACCGGCAATGCCCTGTACTGGCGATGACATGCTCACGCCCGATGATACCCCTGTTTGCGATCAGCCAGAGATGACTGGCGCGATGATCAGTTGGCCGGAGCAGCTGTGCCGGTCATTTCGGCACGCAAGGTGGCAAGCGCTTCGCGGTCCAAAGTGACAGGAAAGGCCGCGCGGGCAGCTGCGACAATCGATTCTATCAACTCGCCACCCAACGGATCACGGAACTGTTGCTGTACCGATTGGATCAATTCAGGTGCTTCAGCAGCATTGCCCCGGATCGAACGGGCGAGATGCAGAACCATCCAGCCAGCTCCGGCCGGCAGCTCCAGCGTTCTGGTCGAACCCTGTGGCATCGAGAAGAGCAGGGTGATTTCCGGGGGCACTCGCTGCCCCGTCTGGTTGAGATTGATCCGCCGCCCACTGATGGTCTGCACCGAAGTCGAGACCCCGGCCGCAGCAGTGGCGGCGGCAAGCGACTGACCACCTTCAACCGCGGCAAGGATCTGCCGTGCCTTGGCCCGCGCCACCTTGGCGCCTTCATTGCGGCGCCAGTCGGCGACAACGGCCTCGCGGATCGAGGCGAGCGGTGGCGGAGCCGCAGGCACCAGCTGTGCCACTTCGACAAGGGCAAAGCGGCGGTTTTCCTCTATCTGGATCAGCTGACCGGCATCCCCTTCATGCCCGGAAAAAGCCGGGCCGATAAGCGGTGCGAGGACAGGGTCAGGGCGGAAACCCGGATTGCCGGGCGCGGTGCCATTGGGCAGGA
This window encodes:
- the trpC gene encoding indole-3-glycerol phosphate synthase TrpC, yielding MTDKLAEICATTAAEVARRKAVVSDADLAIRIAAASPPRGFRAALDGKIAAGQAALIAEIKKASPSKGVIRADFDPPTHARAYAAGGAACLSVLTDGPYFQGDDAYLVAARAAVSLPCLRKDFMVDPWQVTEARALGADAILIIVAALDDATMVAIEAEAEAHGMDVLVEVHNEDELARALATLNSRLIGVNNRDLKRFVTDLAISERLAPLVAPGTTLVCESGIAGPQDIARMRAAGIHAFLVGEHLMRHEDVEAATCALLADSGS
- the trpD gene encoding anthranilate phosphoribosyltransferase, producing the protein MTLPNPAQPLSADEAAAAFAAILDGTVSAEAIADFLVALSDRGETAIEIAAAARAMRARLISVTAPANAIDVCGTGGDGHHTLNVSTAVALVVAACGVPVAKHGNRAASSKAGAADTLEALGLNLDRATETAEATLADLGIAFLFAQKYHPALGRIAPIRRALGRRTIFNLMGPLANPAGVTRQLIGIASPAFVPIYAEALGQLGTEKSLIISGDEGLDELSLAGGNEVATVTNGGVSMARWSAADAGLPSHPVDAIRGGEPAENAAALKALLMGQPGPYRDAVLFNAAAALLVAEEVESLREGVEEAAEALDKGLAKALLDCWIAY
- the gltX gene encoding glutamate--tRNA ligase, whose translation is MASAGEKPVVTRFAPSPTGFLHIGGARTALFNWLYARRNGGQFLLRIEDTDRARSTDAAIEAILDGMRWLGLDWDGDTIYQFARAERHAEVAHQLLAAGHAYRCFLTQDELAEMRATAQAEKRPFRIISPWRDSDPASVPQDRPAVVRLKAPRDGTLTIQDRVQGEVKVNAEEIDDFVLLRSDGTPTYMLSVVVDDHDMGITHVIRGDDHLNNAFRQLVMIRAMGWPEPVYAHVPLIHGSDGAKLSKRHGALGVDAYRDELGFLPEAVNNYLLRLGWGHGDEEIISREQALEWFDIDNVGRSASRFDFKKLENLNGHYMREADDARLTDIAAFHLGEMLERPLSAGEQSLLLAAMPSLKPRAKTMIELAEGALFLFDSVPLAFEDKAKAAIDAAPPGLLASLLATLEDLPDWTMESLEAALRDAAESKGLGLGKVAQPLRSALTGRAISPGIFDVLFLLGREEALHRIKAALTA
- the lexA gene encoding transcriptional repressor LexA codes for the protein MLTRKQHELICFIEDRLAETGISPSFEEMKEALGLKSKSGVHRLISALEERGFLRRLPNRARALEVVRNPGRGERPVAKPAADANVVAFPSRAAPRAADVANDIIELPLHGRIAAGVPIEAFEDHSQLAVPAALLGPGDHYALEVSGDSMVEAGILNGDYALIKRSDTAREGDIVVALVDGQDATLKYFRREGRAVRLDPANPAYEPQVYDAQRVVVQGKLAGLLRRYH
- a CDS encoding acyltransferase family protein, whose protein sequence is MSNALAKPTLWSRARQMAEKAPPERNRYVDFLRALSILAVVVGHWLVAAPYISDGAVTGGHLLGIIPWTQWLTLGFQVMPLFFLVGGFSNAMSWSANRRDGGTYAEWFTGRMQRLVNPVLPLFLVWTLFALTGTALGVARPIVEMACQLALIPVWFLAVYLMIAAAVPFSHALWQRLGLGSFALFVAGAILIDVATLRFDLPYINFLNFAFVWLAIHQLGYAWQSGHFNSPTKAALWAVGGATALTALIHYGPYPVAMIGVPGEPLSNSMPPTLALLALGITQTGLALALEPLGRAMLSRIGAWTATVLVNGMIMTIYLWHLTAFVLVMVAAWLMGGIGLHVAPGSSEWWLARPVWFLLYIAALVPLILAFARFERPSPSLSGEAEDRPLPLWRLVTGLLLICAGLGTTAAFSIASPEGITGVRLWIVALPFLGAALIRFGPAYTLAKKI
- a CDS encoding ComEC/Rec2 family competence protein — encoded protein: MTGAVHQTGIWAGLRDVHASPAAWLRALDAQLWTEREQLVLWIPILFGTGIALWFILPGTQLRLSLVFLALALALIGWLLGATERLTGRALLVAGLALAAGCATIWWKNERVAAPVLAKPAISLFSAEVLSVELLASREQVRLMLKPDAGQALPPKIRVSVPWESKGARSILPDDRIRLRARLVPPPRAALPGGYDFARRAWFEQIGAVGSAIGPVERINARQESGPGLRARLSAHIQTQVAGGPGAIAAAFATGDRGAISAEDDEAMRRSGLAHLLSISGLHVTAAVGGAMWMALRLLALSPWLALRFPLVTVSAGCGALVGLGYTLLTGGEIPTVRSLLAALLVLLALVLGRDAITLRLIGAGAMVVLLLWPEALVGPSFQLSFAAVTAIVALHSSPRAISWFSARDEGWLRKFGRTMASLFLTGLVVELALIPIGLFHFHKTGLYGAAANIVAIPLTTFIVMPAEALALALDSVGLGAPAWWVVEQSLALLLFIAHFVANAPGATANLPAMPRGAFGLMLAGGLWLLIWTRPWRWWGAVPFVLGAVWALSITPPDLLITGDGRHVAVRTDDGRYVLLRDRAGEFVRDQLAEAAGIDEELASLAEQPGVRCSPDFCVWTMERAGRRWSVMASRSGYRTDWEPLVKACAEVDIVIADRWLPRACQPRWLKADQKALRETGGLTIRLDPPSVEAVAASWRGMPWGQPPTIMPPRRGQQEPPAERSAAGTGASPQW
- a CDS encoding anthranilate synthase component II, with the protein product MILVIDNYDSFTFNLVHYLQQLGVAVEVVRNDAMSVGQALSSDAAGFLISPGPGTPDDAGISLDLIAACAEHNRPLLGVCLGHQAIGQTFGGRVVRGHLMHGKTASVSHDGSGLFAGLPSPFTATRYHSLVVEDIPADLIVNATSEDGAVMGVRHATLPIHGVQFHPESIATEHGHAMLANFLRIAGLTPGPLPELERLA
- a CDS encoding phosphodiester glycosidase family protein, producing MTPSGDRLAHYHVRRGRRIILAIVFILAATGLWQLYARPEQRRNAVQPACEPIEFEGSRFTVCRLDPARHDLRLAATGADGKPLLTFGNLAKLLGPASTRVSLAMNAGMYDLKGRPIGLYVEDGRKGHRLNRREGDGNFHLLPNGVFWQDAAGFHVATTDSFAATAPTGIRYATQSGPMLVINGALHPRIAPDGPSRKIRNGVGVTTAGLPVFVISDDKVSFGKLARLFRDRLDCPNALFLDGFVSSLWDAASGRFDQDVPLGPMIVVSERVSGPDTR